The proteins below come from a single Malus domestica chromosome 03, GDT2T_hap1 genomic window:
- the LOC103407967 gene encoding 21.7 kDa class VI heat shock protein-like, which translates to MTTSSTTRKQLEVVRDDQTPQKWCVLLREDVFRRFMSQGSPNPTIQKVFGGASFFSPLLFGKFFDPSDAFPLWEFESDILLSGLRSAGQNTIDWFQTDRDYVLKVELPGEGKNNIQVYAENGKVVEISGQWKQQQQGGESNSLKSTKDWRSGNWWEHGYVRRLELPQDADFKRIEASLTNDLLLEIKIHKINNKPLDYEANAKDNDAV; encoded by the exons ATGACTACTAGTAGTACTACGCGGAAGCAGCTTGAAGTCGTAAGAGACGATCAAACTCCGCAGAAATGGTGTGTTTTATTGAGAGAAGACGTGTTCAGAAGATTCATGTCTCAGGGCAGTCCAAATCCAACAATCCAGAAGGTCTTTGGTGGTGCATCTTTTTTCAGTCCTTTGTTGTTTGGGAAATTTTTTGATCCTTCTGATGCCTTCCCACTGTGGGAGTTTGAGTCAGATATCTTGCTGTCTGGTCTCAGAAGCGCTGGCCAAAACACTATTGATTGGTTTCAAACAGATCGAGACTATGTCCTTAAAGTAGAGCTACCAG GAGAAGGGAAAAATAATATTCAGGTGTATGCTGAAAATGGGAAGGTGGTGGAAATTAGTGGGCAGtggaagcagcagcagcaaggaGGAGAGTCCAACTCCTTGAAGAGCACAAAGGATTGGAGAAGTGGGAATTGGTGGGAACATGGTTATGTTCGGAGGCTTGAGCTCCCACAAGATGCAGATTTCAAAAGGATAGAGGCTTCTCTCACTAATGACCTACTTTTGGAAATCAAAATTCACAAGATCAACAATAAACCCTTGGATTATGAGGCTAATGCAAAAGATAATGATGCGGTGTAA